The Pyrenophora tritici-repentis strain M4 chromosome 2, whole genome shotgun sequence genome window below encodes:
- a CDS encoding GIM5, prefoldin, molecular chaperone implicated in de novo protein folding codes for MQQNTQRRAAGLKDKIPDIQKTLETVRFLKSRKDDAEPLETTFELNDTLYAKAEVPPTDEVYLWLGANVMLAYPIPEAEELLQSKLSTAKHSLSTCEEDLDFLREQITTLEVAFARVYNWDVAQRRKEREGGESIEDKKRGSPNG; via the exons ATGCAGCAAAACACACAACGACGGGCAGCTGGCCTCAAGGATAAAATCCCAGACATTCAGAAGACGCTTGAGACAGTACGCTTCTTGAAGTCGAGGAAGGACGATGCAGAGCCACTAGAGACGACGTTTGAACTCAACGATACTCTATACGCGAAAGCTGAGGTACCGCCTACCGACGAGGTCTACCTCTGGCTTGGCGCAAATGTTATGCTCGCATACCCCATACCTGAGGCTGAGGAACTGCTGCAGTCCAAGTTGTCAACTGCAAAGCACAGCTTGAGTACTTGTGAAGAGGATCTGGACTTTTTGCGGGAGCAGATCACC ACACTCGAAGTTGCTTTCGCACGGGTATACAACTGGGACGTAGCGCAACGGCGAAAGGAGAGGGAAGGTGGAGAGTCAATAGAGGACAAAAAGCGCGGATCACCAAATGGATGA
- a CDS encoding DUF1421 multi-domain protein: MSAQPQYSTNHLHETQRHLLSPTLSSPGFSSGHPSPLMHQGPPSPDFDAIKKAQKEDARLKSLIRRLRIISRTLAFLLSLGVLIPITLTLTKFLSTKETYRTVTLADGTSNTRTAWAKNTRPWPTYMYFSVAVVSTILHAVTLLAYCCSVGKANTVNTVTSVFSWIVMLGNVGVWAAAVGVYRMQKDWHGISNDLWGWTCSQGASKIQVEFEGVLDFEKYCSVQSVSWFVGLAQAGAAVLTVVVYVLVWARRGSKKELKRMSKGQYDMMDFTMVQ, translated from the exons ATGTCAGCACAGCCGCAATACAGTACAAATCACCTCCATGAGACTCAACGACACCTGCTCTCTCCTACCCTCTCCTCTCCCGGCTTCTCTTCCGGCCACCCTTCACCCCTAATGCACCAAGGCCCACCATCACCAGACTTTGATGCCATCAAAAAAGCCCAGAAAGAAGATGCC CGTCTAAAATCCCTCATCCGCCGCCTACGCATCATATCGCGCACCCTCGCCTTCCTCCTCTCCCTTGGCGTCCTGATCCCCATCACTCTAACCCTCACAAAATTCCTCTCCACAAAAGAAACCTACCGCACCGTCACCCTCGCGGACGGAACATCAAACACACGTACCGCGTGGGCCAAGAATACGCGACCATGGCCCACATACATGTACTTCTCCGTCGCCGTCGTGTCGACTATCCTCCACGCCGTCACACTCTTGGCATACTGCTGCAGCGTGGGTAAAGCGAATACCGTAAACACAGTCACCAGCGTATTTTCCTGGATCGTCATGCTGGGTAATGTGGGTGTTTGGGCCGCGGCCGTGGGTGTGTATCGTATGCAGAAGGACTGGCATGGTATTAGTAATGATTTGTGGGGGTGGACGTGTAGTCAAGGTGCATCGAAGATCCAGGTTGAGTTTGAGGGAGTGCTGGATTTTGAAAAGTATTGCTCGGTGCAG AGTGTGAGTTGGTTTGTGGGGCTTGCGCAGGCGGGTGCGGCGGTGCTGACGGTGGTAGTTTATGTGCTTGTATGGGCGAGGAGGGGTTCGAAGAAGGAGTTGAAGAGGATGAGTAAGGGGCAGTATGATATGATGGATTTTACTATGGTTCAATAG
- a CDS encoding Atrophin-1 multi-domain protein, whose protein sequence is MTSGTVSSLFVLFLSCTSVLGQTVNTQSVQYNQVLNVNGDMQLNSFQFPDRSKVETFSQKQQQIIVNQQTPSIPSNQITGTTGQPFVAVSPQSMTISTNGATDLVGGQIEMAMTMQNLQGVAVQPGNTYVAMLSPDRQSWMVQETMRSVNTTDMTVRMVKRTQMDGEYMVVGRQTVETNTLVVPFGSDGSTSVAIQGSGLQENEFQDGFRMATRATQPMTMNVNVKKGVDQGMLAALQGQTPVNDYRYSVVTNLAAVTPNLNQQVTVVQMPVNAIRIQKMMQAMNVPANGQVAIAVAQRGVLQNPGGATGNLNSPATRRSLFGRRELREEVAARQIQNTGTTTTNNPNPVAQQLLLAPTFTPIAANAVLDQANMRIAVPVKQVDGEYILTMTLMTGGATSSSAAKSEAPATEGEKPTASASNSTMSAKPEATKAEEPKTSEEPKKAERREDSKTDKYGLPIAPQGAVIMTMKQIDDMASAMTWGGGVAITKMMSEYVKAQTGSDLFPSNNGTAAPADGALKITV, encoded by the exons ATGACGTCCGGTACTGTCTCCTCACTTTTCGTGCTCTTCTTGAGCTGCACAAGCGTGCTTGGGCAAACCGTCAACACTCAAAGTGTCCAGTACAACCAGGTACTCAATGTAAACGGCGACATGCAACTCAACTCTTTCCAATTCCCGGATCGCTCCAAGGTTGAGACCTTCTCCCAGAAGCAGCAACAGATCATTGTCAACCAGCAAACACCTTCAATTCCCTCCAACCAGATTACTGGTACCACAGGTCAGCCTTTCGTCGCCGTCTCACCGCAGTCGATGACCATCAGCACCAACGGTGCTACCGACCTGGTCGGTGGACAAATCGAGATGGCCATGACAATGCAGAACTTGCAGGGTGTTGCTGTCCAGCCCGGTAACACATACGTTGCCATGCTCTCGCCTGACAGGCAATCTTGGATGGTTCAGGAGACCATGAGGAGTGTCAACACCACCGACATGACCGTTCGCATGGTCAAGCGCACTCAGATGGACGGTGAGTACATGGTTGTCGGTCGCCAGACTGTCGAGACCAACACCCTCGTTGTTCCCTttggcagtgatggcagCACCTCTGTTGCTATCCAGGGTTCCGGTCTCCAAGAGAACGAGTTCCAGGATGGCTTCAGGATGGCTACTCGCGCTACCCAGCCCATGACCATGAACGTCAACGTCAAGAAGGGTGTCGACCAGGGTATGTTGGCTGCTCTCCAGGGCCAGACCCCCGTCAACGACTACCGTTACTCGGTCGTCACCAACTTGGCTGCTGTCACTCCCAACCTGAACCAGCAAGTTACCGTCGTTCAGATGCCCGTCAACGCCATCCGTATCCAGAAGATGATGCAAGCCATGAACGTCCCCGCCAACGGCCAGGTCGCTATTGCAGTTGCTCAACGTGGTGTCCTCCAGAACCCCGGTGGTGCCACAGGTAACCTCAACAGCCCTGCTACCCGCCGTAGCTTGTTCGGCCGCAGGGAGCTCAGGGAAGAGGTTGCTGCCCGCCAGATCCAGAACACCGGTACAACTACCACCAACAACCCCAACCCCGTCGCCCAGCAGCTTCTCCTTGCTCCTACCTTCACCCCCATCGCTGCCAATGCCGTTCTTGACCAGGCCAACATGCGTATCGCTGTTCCCGTCAAGCAGGTCGATGGAGAGTACATCCTCACAATGACGCTCATGACCGGTGGTG CAACCAGCTCCAGCGCAGCCAAGAGCGAGGCTCCCGCAACCGAGGGCGAGAAGCCCACCGCGTCTGCCTCCAACAGCACCATGTCGGCCAAGCCTGAAGCCACAAAGGCTGAGGAGCCCAAGACGTCTGAGGAGCCTAAGAAGGCTGAGCGCCGCGAGGACAGCAAGACAGACAAGTACGGTCTTCCCATCGCTCCCCAGGGTGCCGTCATCATGACAATGAAGCAAATCGACGACATGGCCTCTGCCATGACCTGGGGCGGTGGTGTCGCCATTACCAAGATGATGAGCGAGTACGTCAAGGCACAGACTGGCTCTGATCTCTTTCCCTCCAACAACGGCACTGCTGCACCTGCGGACGGTGCTCTCAAGATTACTGTTTAA